A region from the Fusarium graminearum PH-1 chromosome 4, whole genome shotgun sequence genome encodes:
- a CDS encoding aconitate hydratase — MLATRQVLGNMSRGRALAGAASGFRRMATVSDNPLDKKVRQNNWEEGNYINYKKMSENLDIVRSRLNRPLAYAEKILYSHLADPHGQDIQRGQSYLKLRPDRVACQDATAQMAILQFMSAGMDKVANPTTVHCDHLIEAQVGGAKDLARAVDINKEVYNFLSTACAKYDIGFWKPGSGIIHQILLENYCFPGGLLIGTDSHTVNGGGLGMATIGVGGADAVDVMANLDWELKAPNVIGVKLTGQLNGWTAPKDIILKVADILTVKGGTGAIVEYHGPGTDAISCTGMATICNMGAEIGATTSVFPFNDRMYDYLAATKRKEIGDFARSYAHGLRPDENVEYDQLIEINLSELEPHINGPFTPDLGTPISKFSQAVKENGWPEELKVGLIGSCTNSSYEDMTRAASIARDALNHGVKAKSAFTVTPGSEQIRATIERDGQLQTFEEFGGIVLANACGPCIGQWDRRDVKKGEANSIISSYNRNFTGRNDGNPATHSFVASPDLVVAMSIAGSLHFNPLTDTLKDKDGKDFKLAPPTGDGLPSRGYDPGQDTYQAPPKDRASVNVDVAPTSDRLQILTPFKPWDGKDAKDMPILIKAKGKTTTDHISMAGPWLKYRGHLDNISNNMLIGAINEANDEANKIKNYTTGEWGAVPAVARDYKSKGIKWVVIGDWNYGEGSSREHAALEPRHLGGLAIITRSFARIHETNLKKQGMLPLTFSDPADYDKIRPDDKVDILCTKLQVGKPLPLVVHPADGSKSFEVPLSHTFNEAQIEWFKNGSALNTMAKATKN; from the exons ATGCTCGCTACCCGCCAGGTTCTGGGCAACATGTCCCGGGGCCGCGCCCTCGCTGGCGCTGCCTCTGGCTTCCGCCGCATGGCGACCGTCTCAGACAACCCTCTGGACAAGAAG GTCCGCCAGAACAACTGGGAGGAGGGTAACTACATCAACTACAAGAAGATGTCCGAAAACCTTGATATCGTCCGCTCTCGTCTGAACCGACCCCTGGCTTATGCCGAGAAGATCCTGTACTCTCACTTGGCTGATCCCCATGGTCAAGATATTCAGCGTGGTCAGAGCTACCTCAAGCTGCGACCTGATCGTGTTGCTTGCCAGGATGCTACCGCTCAGATGGCCATCCTCCAGTTCATGTCTGCTGGCATGGACAAGGTTGCCAACCCCACCACTGTCCACTGTGACCACTTGATTGAGGCTCAGGTCGGTGGTGCCAAGGATCTTGCTCGCGCTGttgacatcaacaaggaggTTTACAACTTCCTTTCCACTGCCTGTGCCAAGTACGATATCGGTTTCTGGAAGCCCGGTTCCGGTATCATCCACCAAATTCTTCTCGAGAACTACTGCTTCCCCGGTGGTCTTCTTATTGGTACTGACTCTCACACTGTCAatggtggtggtcttggtatgGCCACTATCGGTGTCGGTGGTGCTGATGCCGTCGATGTTATGGCCAACCTCGACTGGGAACTGAAGGCCCCTAACGTCATTGGTGTTAAGCTGACCGGCCAGCTCAACGGCTGGACTGCTCCTAAGGATATTATCCTCAAGGTTGCTGATATCCTCACTGTCAAGGGTGGCACTGGTGCCATCGTCGAATACCACGGCCCCGGAACCGATGCCATCTCTTGCACTGGTATGGCTACTATTTGCAACATG GGTGCTGAAATCGGTGCCACTACCTCTGTCTTCCCCTTCAACGATCGCATGTACGATTACCTCGCCGCCACCAAGCGAAAGGAGATCGGTGACTTCGCCCGCTCTTACGCCCACGGCCTCCGCCCTGACGAGAACGTCGAGTACGACCAGCTTATCGAGATCAACCTCTCTGAGCTCGAGCCCCACATCAACGGTCCTTTCACTCCCGATCTGGGAactcccatctccaagttcagccaggctgtcaaggagaacGGCTGGCCCGAGGAGCTCAAGGTCGGCCTGATCGGTTCTTGCACCAACTCCTCCTACGAGGACATGACCCGTGCTGCTTCCATTGCCCGTGATGCTCTCAACCACggtgtcaaggccaagtctgCTTTCACTGTCACTCCTGGTTCCGAGCAGATCCGCGCCACCATTGAGCGTGATGGCCAGCTCCAGACCTTCGAGGAGTTCGGCGGTATCGTTCTTGCCAACGCTTGTGGTCCCTGCATTGGTCAGTGGGATCGACGTGAcgtcaagaagggcgaggccaactccatcatctcttcttaCAACCGTAACTTCACCGGCCGAAACGACGGTAACCCTGCCACCCACTCTTTCGTCGCCTCTCCCGATCTGGTCGTCGCCATGTCTATTGCTGGCTCCCTTCACTTCAACCCTCTCACCGACACCCTAAAGGATAAGGATGGCAAGGACTTCAAGCTTGCCCCTCCCACCGGTGATGGTCTCCCATCCCGAGGTTACGACCCCGGCCAGGACACTTACCAGGCCCCCCCCAAGGACCGCGCCAGTGTCAATGTTGACGTTGCCCCCACCTCTGACCGTCTTCAGATCCTAACTCCTTTCAAGCCTTGGGACGGCAAGGACGCCAAGGACATGCCCATCctgatcaaggccaagggcaagaccaCTACTGACCATATCTCCATGGCCGGTCCCTGGTTGAAGTACCGTGGTCaccttgacaacatctcCAACAACATGTTGATTGGTGCCATCAACGAGGCTAACGATGAGgccaacaagatcaagaactaCACCACTGGTGAGTGGGGCGCTGTTCCCGCTGTCGCTCGCGACTACAAGTCCAAGGGCATCAAGTGGGTTGTCATTGGCGACTGGAACTACGGCGAAGGCTCTTCTCGAGAGCATGCCGCTCTTGAGCCCCGTCACCTTGGTGGTCTTGCCATTATCACCCGCTCCTTCGCTCGTATCCACGAgaccaacctcaagaagcagggTATGCTgcccttgaccttctctGACCCTGCCGACTACGACAAGATCCGACCTGATGACAAGGTCGATATCCTCTGCACCAAGCTCCAAGTTGGCAAGCCCCTCCCCCTCGTTGTCCACCCTGCCGATGGCAGCAAGTCCTTCGAGGTGCCCCTCTCTCACACCTTCAACGAAGCCCAAATCGAGTGGTTCAAGAACGGCTCCgccctcaacaccatggcgaAGGCTACCAAGAActaa
- a CDS encoding rhomboid protein 2, translating to MRPRLQNFNALRARSYLTRLPLFTRLIVLAIIALSIASLQSVWNLREWGALIPEEISITNAYRLSTFPLIHLNVIHAILNLLALTPLMERFETEHGTLTSLALFFGPLTSIPAVAYVLIERCIFRANHGVLGASMWVFTLLAMESIQTYKSNPHFVIGSVNIPTWTTPLIMSLVVAALIPGTSLLGHLCGIAIGYVAGFGYAKLLAPPEWGLRWVENRLNLLKILPHYVSIDKTTYGRFGVLPTTNRPGPSGSAATELVGTTQRLGP from the exons ATGCGACCTCGTCTTCAGAACTTCAACGCTTTACGGGCTCGATCGTACCTAACAAGACTGCCGCTATTCACTCGACTTATCGTCCTCGCTATCATTGCTCTTTCAATCGCATCGCTGCAATCTGTATGGAACTTGCGAGAATGGGGCGCTCTCATTCCTGAAGAGATCAGCATTACAAACG CATATCGACTATCGACATTCCCATTAATACACCTCAACGTCATCCATGCGATCCTTAACCTTCTGGCGCTTACCCCTCTAATGGAGCGATTCGAGACTGAGCACGGCACCCTGACATCTCTTGCCCTATTCTTTGGAC CATTGACATCTATACCCGCCGTTGCTTATGTATTGATCGAGCGATGCATATTCCGAGCAAACCATGGGGTTCTAGGAGCCAG CATGTGGGTGTTTACTCTGCTGGCAATGGAGTCTATTCAAACATATAAGAGCAACCCACATTTTGTCATTGGCTCCGTCAATATCCCAACATGGACAACTCCTTTAATCATGAGTTTGGTTGTAGCCGCATTGATCCCTGGAACAAGTCTCTTGGGCCACCTTTGTGGCATCGCCATTGGATATGTTG CTGGCTTTGGCTATGCCAAGCTACTTGCACCCCCAGAATGGGGCCTTCGATGGGTTGAGAACCGACTCAATCTTCTTAAGATTCTCCCGCACTATGTTAGCattgacaagacaacatACGGCCGATTCGGCGTACTGCCTACAACTAACCGTCCGGGCCCTAGTGGAAGTGCTGCAACAGAGCTTGTCGGCACGACCCAGCGCCTTGGGCCATAG